The DNA window CCACAAAAAAGGACCGGCCGTCGACCAGTCCTTTTTGTCACGTTGTCGGTACTCTATGCGGTAAGTATCGCGCGTAGGGCTATTACATTAGCTCCGGCGTCGAACACCGCTTTAACCGGTATGGTAAAACCCGCCACCACCTGACTGCCCACCGACTGCCCGACGCGAAACAAACCCGTCGCAGCATATTCAGTCGTATCGGCATCGATGCTAAACGTTTCGATCGTCTCGCGAACTGGGTCAACCAGCCAGTATTCAGTCACGCCGTGGGCCGCATAGTCTTCAAACTTGACGCCCCGGTCGTTCTGCTGCGTACTCTTCGACAGCACTTCGACGATCAGGTCCGGGGCTGGGTAGTATAACTGGTCTGGTATAATGAGGGCTGCTTTCTCGTTGGCGAAAAAGACAATGTCCGGTTCGTAGCTATTGCGGGACAGCTCGACAAGTGCCTTTTCAATACGAACCATACCAATCTCCCTGTCATCAACAAAAGCATTCATGAGCATACCCAACCGCAGAACAGCAGCGTTATGCCGTTCTAATGCGGGCGAATGCACAACGATTTCTCCGTTAATGAACTCGGCTTTCATGTCGTCGCTCCGCCACTTGTAGAAGAACTGCCTGTTCCTGCGTTCAGTCACCAGAATTGCCTGCACCTGTTGAATAATCTGCGGGGCTTTGGGCGACTCTAGTAACTGGGCAGCTAATTCGGTCATTGTTTGGTGTGTTTTACCAAATATACCAAAAAACGGCTTAGGCTTCGCCGATGAGCATCAGCGCACCGACAGTTACGTTACTAGTTTCGTCGATCAGAATGGCGCCCCCGGTCGCGCGGTTTTGCTGGTATGCATCGAAGCTGATGGGCTGGGCTGTCCGCAGTACGATTTTCGCCATGTCGTTCAGTTTCAGGCTATCGACGTCTTCGGTTTCTTCGTAGGTGTTGACGTTCAGTTTGTAGGCAATCTCCCGTACCGAGCAGCGCGTGCGCGAGGTGCCAACCTGCAAGACGTACTTGTTGCCGACTTTAAACTCCTTCGTATCCATCCAGCACAGCATCGCTTCGACTGTCGGACTGCTGGTTGGCAGTGCATCCGAACGCACAATCAGGTCACCCCGGCTGATGTCGACATCGCTCGACAGGTGCAGCACAACCGATTGCGGTGCTTCGGCCGTGTCGAGGTGTGTACCAGCGATTTCGATCGCGTCGATAGTCGAAGTTTCACCGGAGGGCAGGACCGTGATCGCATCGCCTTTCTGGAATGTACCACTGGTGATTTTGCCCGCATAGCCCCGGTAATCGTGCAACTCGGCGGTCTGCGGCCGGATGACGTACTGCACCGGAAAACGGCCTGGCAACTGAACGCCGAAATCGTTGGTCAGCGGAACAGTTTCCAGATGTTCGAGCAGCGTCGGGCCTTCGTACCACGGCATCGCCACCGACCGGTCAACCACATTGTCGCCATTCAGGGCCGACAGCGGGATGTATGTCACCTGCTTCACATTCAGCTTCTTCGCCAGATCGGCGTACTGAATACATATATCGGAGTAAACATCCTGCGAAAAATCAACCAGGTCCATTTTGTTGATTGCCACGACGATGTGCGGAATACCGAGCAGGCTGGTAATGAGCGAGTGCCGCCGGGTCTGCTCCACGACGCCGTGCCGCGCATCGACCAGCACAATCGCCAGCTGGCAATTCGACGCCCCCGTTACCATGTTGCGGGTGTACTGAATGTGCCCCGGTGCATCGACGATGATAAACTTGCGTTTCGGCGTCTGAAAATACCGGTAAGCCACGTCGATGGTAATGCCCTGTTCGCGCTCCGAACGCAGTCCGTCGGTCAGTAAGGCAAGGTCGATTTCGCCGTCGTCGCGGCTTTTGCTGGCCCGTTCGATCGCTTCAAGCTGATCGACCAGAATCGATTTTGAATCGTAAAGTAACCGCCCGATGAGGGTGCTCTTGCCGTCGTCAACCGATCCGGCTGTTATAAAGCGAAGTAAGTCCATTGTACTAAACAGGATGATTCTGAGGTGACTTTTCTACTAGTTTTGCATGCGGTGATGGCGGCCATAAAATTAGCGGGTCATATCGCGCCTTAGAAAAGTCATGTAAATTTACACAAAGCGCATTTTATATTTGTTAGTCTGGAAAATCTACATTACCATTCTGAAAAAGTAACGCAGTTAACCCACGAGTAGACTTTCATCTAACAGCGTAAAATGTGAGCAATTATGAATCTGTTTAAAAGAAAAAAACGTGAGGAAAAAGTTGAAAATCCGTACTCAAAATTTTTGAGTGATGAGGATTACCAACAACTGATTAAAACCGACCGATTTACCGTAGGTAAATTAAAGTTTTTGGGTAATAATCTGGAATACTCCGACGCGCCTGGCTTTCTACATTCATTGCAAGAACTATTTATCGATGAGGTATATAGCTTTATCCCTGAAACAGAAAACCCAATTATTGTCGATTGCGGATCAAACATTGGCTTGAGCATTATTTATTTTAAACAGCGATTCCCTAACGCAAAAATCATTGGGTTTGAACCGGACGCTGCCATATATAAGTTGCTCGAAAACAATTTGAAATCGTTCAATCTTATGGACGTTCAGATACACAATGCTGCTGTCTGGACAGAAGATACTGAATTAGATTTCTATGCGGAAGGTTCGTTAGCAGGATCGACAGAAATAAATTACGCTAACGCCAGCGACAATAAGTATAAAGTTGCTGCCATTGATTTGAAGAAAATACTGTCATCCAATCAGGTAGAATTCTTAAAAATGGACATAGAAGGAGCCGAGAATACAGTGCTGCCGGATTTAGCCAATTTAATTGATTCGATCCCGTACGTATTCTTGGAATATCACGGTATGCTTGGAAAACCCCAACAACTAGGTGCTATGCTCAATATGCTAAGTTCCGCCGGATTTAGGTATAACATCCAAGCGGCAACAGAAGGAGTCAAACACCCATTTTATGAGGTTCCAAAACATGGTTTTGAAAATCAACTGAACATTTTCTGCAAAAAAAGTGATGAGCACAGTGGCTCAATCAGACACGTCAATTAATGGCTCATCAAAAATAGCCGCCTTTTTTGCGGTCTTCCATGGCGGCTTCCGAGAGCTGATCGTCCATGCGGGTTTCGCCCCGCTCGGAGATGCGCGTCGCCTGAATCTCGTCGATAACGTCGTCGAGGGTAGCGGCATGCGAGGGCGATGCGGCCGTGCAGGAAATATCACCAACAGTGCGGAACCGGACCCGGCGCGTCACGATCTGATCGTCGGCTTCGGGTTTGATAACGCCCCCGGCGGTGGCCATCAGCTTGCCGTCGCGGATGATGAGTTCGCGATCGTGGGCGAAATAGATGCTCGGTAGCTCGATTTTTTCGCGTCGGATGTAGTTCCAGACGTCGAGTTCGGTCCAGTTCGAGATGGGGAACACGCGGACGTTTTCACCCTTGTGAATCCGGCCATTGTATAGGTTCCAGAGTTCGGGCCGCTGCCGCTTGGGATCCCACGAGCCGAACTCGTCACGTACCGAAAAGACTCGCTCTTTAGCCCGTGCCTTCTCCTCGTCGCGACGGGCACCACCGATGCAGGCATCAAACTCAAACTCTTCGATTGTATCGAGTAGGGTGAAGGTCTGTAATCCGTTGCGCGTGGCGTTCCGACCCGTCGGCTCTTTTAGCTTTTTCGTCCGGATAGTGTCTTCCACGTAGCGTACGATGAGTTTTTCGCCAATGCGGTTTGCCAGATCGTCGCGATAGTCGAGGGCTTCCTGGAAGTTATGGCCCGTGTCGATATGCACGAGCGGGAATGGGAACTTGCCCGGCCGAAAGGCTTTCAGTGCCAGGTGAACGAGCGTGATCGAGTCTTTGCCGCCCGAGAACAGCAGGGCAGGGCGCTCAAACTGTCCGGCAACCTCCCGCATGATGTGGATGGCTTCGGACTCAAGTTGGTCTAGATAATCCATTTCTAAAGAGTGAATGAGTGAAAGAATGAAAGAGTGAAAGATGACTGTGCTAAAAAACGCTCTTTCACTCATTCACTCTTTCGCTCTTTGTTATGCCTTGAACGCTTCCTCGTGGGTGTGGAGGCCGCATTCCTTTTTCGAGTTGTCTTCCCACCACCACCGACCGGCGCGGAAATCTTCGCCCGGCTGAATGGCACGGGTGCAGGGCTGACAGCCGATGCTGACAAAGCCCCGGTCGTGCAGTGGGTTGTAAGGTACGTTGTTAACTTTTACGTACTCCTTTACCTGCTCGAACGTCCAGTTCATCAGGGGATGAAACTTGAACAGGTCGTGGGCATCGTCGCGCTCGACCTGCGTCATCGTCTGCCTGTTGGGCGACTGCTCCGCGCGAATGCCCGTAATCCAGATTTTCTGGCCCGACAATGCCCGGTTCAGCGGCTCAACCTTACGGATACCACAGCACTCTTTCCGATTCTCAACCGAATCGTAGAAGCTGTACGGCCCTTTTTCGGTCATCAGCCGTTCTTCGGCCGCGCGCTCCGGGAAGTACGTTTCGATTTTGGTCGCGTAACGGTCGTTGGTCTTTTTCCAGACCGAATACGTCTCGGCGAACATCCGGCCCGTGTCCAGCGTGAAGATGCGGATGGGGATGTCGTTGGCCAGAATCATATCGGTGATGACCTGATCTTCATAACCCAGGCTGGTCGAAAAGACGATCTGACCCGGATACAACTCGGCCAGCCGACGTAGTGCATCGACCTCCGACAGCCCGGCCAGTTGATCGGTCAGGCTCTCCTGTGTATGGTTGGTTGGTTCTGCTAGCATACTCTTTATAGTTCGTCGTGCTGACTGATCAGCATGACAAAGGCCTCTAATTCAGCTGGATCGCCTTCCCCGTTTTGGCCGATTGGCGGGCCGTGTCGAGAATTTCTACGACGATCAGGTTATTTTCCAATGACGTTAATTCGTCGGGTTTGGTTTCACCCCGCAGTAGTTGCGTCAGGTACGTAAATGGATTCGTCGCTGGTGCGTCTGACGCTGTTGCTTGTAGCTCGTGCTCAGCTTTTTCGCCTAGTAACCGCTCACGCATTCGGGTTGCGTCGATGGTAGTCACGTAGCCCGTTCGGCCATAAACGGCCATGTCCTTCCGGCTGAACGGCCAGTTCCACGACGCCTGAATAATCGTCTGCGCCTTCGGATAGGTCAGGATTATCGTGGCTTCGTCGTCGACTTTCGGATAGATGTCGGGCTTGATTTGCTGAGTAACGGCCATCACCGACGTGGGCCGCTGATTGTGCATAAGCCAGGTCGAGAGGTTAGCTCCGTAGCAGCCAAAGTCGAACAGGGCACCGGCTCCGTTGGCAACCGGATCTGTCAGCCATGCCAGAAACTCCGGGTCGACGTTGATTTCTTTGGGACCTTCGTGACCATCATGTACGACGATTTTTCGAATGTCGCCGATGGCTTTGTCTTTATCAGCAATGGCGTAAGCTTTGTGGTTGCTGCCGTACCAGGTTGTTTCGTAGTTGGTCAGCAACTGTACCTTGTGCTTCCGGGCCAGCGCAGCCATCGCTTTCGCGTCGGCATACGTCGTCGCCAGCGGTTTCTCGACCATAACGTGAATCCCGGCCGGGGCGCACGCTTCGACCGTTTTGCGGTGATCGACAATCCGACCGTAATCGGTGACGGCTTCGGGCTTCGTCTTGGCAATCATCTCCGTCACCGTCGGGTAGACCATGCTCATCGGGTAGCCGTATCGCTTGGCAAAGCGCTCGGCCAGTTCACGATTCGGCTCCGCTATACCTACTATCTCGATCTCATTCGATTTTCCAATCGTGTTCAGAATCTGGTGCACATGCGAATGCACCAACCCGGCCACACCCACCCGTAACGGCTTCTTCTGCGCGAAACTTTGGGTTAGCGTGAGTAGCAGGATGATAAGTGTCGAGTACAAGCGCATATTATTCACCGGCTTCTCTAATTGCTTCTGCAATTACGTTATCACTCACCCGAAAATTGGTCTGCTGGACTTTTGCCAGTATTGGAGTAGCTTGAGTCAAAATGCCTTTTTGCTTTGCCCGGACAATAACGCCGATGGTGCCAGTCACGCGCAGTCCCATTCTGATGCCAGCTTTACGAGCTTTCAAATCGTCAATGATAACTGTGTAATGACGAAGCTCCCACGCTAAACTAAGTGCGGTTGCTTCGCCCAAATCCAACGTTTCCAGCAGGACCTGTTGCATATTTCTATCCGAAGGCGACCTTATTTCGATCCATTCCGGCAAGGGTATCCCATATTCCGTAGCTACCTCCGGCGTAATGAGTATGCGGTCGTAGCAACGACGCAACAAGTCTAACTCATCTATATTGGTTAGCAACACGAGGCAACTGGTATCAGAAATAACCAGATTATCAGGCGTTGCGGATATCATGGTGCAAATCGTCTAATGACTGACTGAAAAGAGAAAATCCAAATCGCCCCATAACTTCCATGAATGAACGTTTACTGATACCTACAATGTCAGCAGCTTGACCCATTGTCACTTTACCCTTTTCGTAAAGCTGCCCGGCAAGAAGCATCTTAGCTTCAAACTCCTCGATGTCGAGATTGTCCGGTAAATTGATGGTCAGGGTTTTCATGGGCTTGGCGTTAACTACGTTACGTTCTCCTTTACCACGTCGGCCGCTACTACGTCGGCCGATTTTTCGAGGGCCTGCGTGAAGTCGGCGATGAGGTCTTCGATGGCTTCCAGACCGACCGAAATCCGGATCAGGCCGGGGGTGATGCCAAGGGCGGCTTTTTCTTCCGGCTTCAGCTTGGCGTGGGTCGTCGTGTTGGGGTTGGTGACGATGGTGCGCGAATCGCCGAGATTCGAGGATAGCGTGGCTATCTCCAGCGAATCGAAGAACGATTTTACCCGGTCAAAACCGCCTTCCAGCTCAATCGTTACGATGGCACCGCCCGCGCTCATCTGCTGCTTCGCCAGTTCGTATTGGGGGTGCGACGGCAAAAACGGATACTTTACCACCGCTACGTCAGGATGGGCGTCGAGGGCTTCGGCCAGCGCCAGCGCGTTGCGGCAGTGGCGTTCCATGCGCAAATCCAGCGTTTCCAGGCTCTTCGACAGTACCCAGGCGTTGAACGGAGACAGCGACGGTCCCGTGTGCCGGGCGAAAAAACGAATCGGTTGAATCAACTCTTTCGACCCCACAACGATCCCGCCCAGTACGCGGCCCTGACCGTCCATGAACTTGGTTGCCGAGTGAACCGACAGGTCGGCACCGAGATCGATGGGCGTTTGCAGCAGGGGCGTAGCGAAACAGTTGTCGACGTTCAGAATGAAGCCGTACTTCTCTTTTAGCCGCGCCAGCATCGCCAGATCGACCAGTTCAAGGCCGGGGTTCGACGGTGTTTCGAGGTAAACCATCTTTGCGGCCGGCCGGTCCGCCGTTGCGGTTCCAGTAGCGGGGTTCGCTTTAATGGCTTCTTCCCACTCCGCTTCCGTCGCCGTTGCGTCGACGTAGGTATGCGTGATGCCCCACTTGCTCAGAATCTGCGTGATAATCTGATGGGCAGAACCAAACAGGGCACGGCAGGCTACGATGTGGTCGCCCGATTTCAGCAAAGCCGCCATGCTGGCAAACACAGCCGCCATCCCCGTACCCGTCGCGATACCGTCTTCCGCATTCTCCAGCATACACACCTTGTCGACAAACTCGGTGACGTTAGGATTTGAAAAGCGGCTATAGATGTTACCGTCTTCGGTTTCGTCGAACAGGGCTTTGCCTTGCTCGGCGCTTTCGAAGGCGAAACTCGATGTCAGGTACAGCGGCACCGAATGTTCGCGGTTGCCCGACTTCGGCGTTTGGATACGGATGGCTTTGGTTTGCTTTTTCATGGTAATAGAACAGAACTGTGGACAGGATTACAGCCAGGCCGCCGTCGCGGATTAACAGGATTTAGATCTTTTGCTTACGAAAAGTAGAATCCTGTCAATCCCATAATCCTGTCAAAAAAACAAAATAATCTTGCGCAAGCTGACGATGATAATGACGATACCGACCAGGATCATCATCGTTTTAACGGGTAGACGCTGGGCGAGGTGTGCGGCAATCGGCGCGGCAATCATACCGCCCAGAATCAGGCCCAAAATTACCATTCCGTAATTGTCCAAACCAGCGTACAGCGCGAAAACTACCGAACTGGCGAACGATACGAAGAACTCAGCCAGGTTGACTGATCCAATCGTGTAGCGCGGGTGCCGACCGGCGGCAATCAGCGTCGAGTTGACAATCGGACCCCAGCCACCCCCGCCAATAGCGTCGACAAAGCCGCCGAACCAGGCCAGCAGCCCGATTTTGCGGACTGGCTTTTTCTCGGTTCGCTTTACCAGTGCTTTTTGCAGGATCAGTACGCCCAAGATAGCGGTGTACACCGAGATGACGGGCGACAGGTATTTGGCAATGATTTCCATATCCGACAGCGCCGTGATCAGATAAGCGCCTAAAGCCGCGCCAATGACGCCCGGAATCAGGACGGCTTTGAACAACCGACTGTTGACGTTGCCGAATTTGAGGTGCATGTAGCCCGACACGCCCGAGGTGAAAATCTCCGAACTGTGTACACTGGCCGTGGCAAATACCGGACTGATGCCCACGCTGGTCAGGAAGGTAGTAGCCGTAACGCCGTAGGCCATGCCCAGTGCGCCGTCGATCATCTGCGCGACGAAGCCTGCCATCAGGTAATAAAAAATGTCGGGTGTAACCTTTACCGAACCGGCTAATACGGTGATCCGGTCGATGGTGAAATAGCTGAATAGCAGGTGCCCGACGATCATCAGGGCCAGCGACGCGAAGACGTAGATGGCAATCTCAGTACGGGTGCGGGGACGAAGCAGCAGGGAGTCGGTGGTCAGCGTAGCCGCGCCGGGAGCCATGACTTTAACCGTCGGAAACGTTGCCCGTAGTGCATTGGCCTGTTCGCTTGCCCGTGGGCCCTGTACCGTAATTGTCAAGCCATTCAGGTCGATGGAGGGAGCGTCGGATTTAATCAGCTCGTCCGATGGATTCATAGTTCTTAAATTCTATCGACTTAATAGGTTTTTATATCTATGAAAAGCGGCACGTTGGAGTGCCGCTTGTTGAACAGGGTTGAGTGGGGCAAAGGTACACAACTAACCGAAAAAGTACGCAGTTGATTCACGGCTTTGCCGAAAGCTACTGGTGGTCGGTGCCTATTCCAGTGTCCTGCTACCGCTGATGGGAGCCGCCATTGTCTGGTGCAGGTCGAACACGACGATCTCGTTTGCACCCTTTTTCAACCAGGTGGCCGGGCAGTACAGCCGTTTCTGCGGTCCAATTTCCCAGTAACGCCCGAGGTTATGCCCGTTCACGTAAACAACGCCCTTTTTGTAGCCGCTCAGGTCGAAGTAGGTGTCGGCGACGGTATCGAGTGAAAACTGACCGGTAAAGAACTGGCCGGGCTGATCGGTGTTAGGCTGGCCGGGCTTTAACTGACTGATGTACGAACGCTCGAAGGGGAGGGGGAACACCTGCCAGTTCATCAGCGTCATACTGCCCAGCGACACGCGGTCGGTGATACCCTTTCGGTCGATCATGTACTGCGCGAAGTTGATGCGGCCCATGCCTTCGACCAGAATATCGAGCACCGGTTCGTTGTTAGCTGTCTTGGGCAGGTCGATGCTCCACTTGCCGCCGTCACGGTAAACGGGACCAATGTATTTGCCGTCCAGATACACCAGCGCGTAATCGTGCGGCTCGGTGATGGTTAGTGTGCCGGGCGAGTAGCCGACGATCTTGGTGCGATACAAAATAAATCCGCTGTTCTGATCGAACATTTCCATCGGTTTCGGCTGCGCTACGGTGATGGGTTTTGGCAGGTTATCCCAGATAGTTGCGAAGGGGCGGAGCGTGATGGCGGGAACGTCCATCGCCGGAATGGGGTCAGGAATGGCGGGCAAGGTACCAACGTGCTGCCCGATCAGTTGGCGCAGGGCATGGTATTTGGGTGTTGGCTGACCCTGTTCGTTAATCGGCGCGTCGTAGTCGTAACTGGTAACGTCGGCTTGGTACTCGGTAGGTTTGAAGCCATTAGCCCCGGCCGTAAACCCGAAGTTTGTACCGCCGTGGATGACATACAGGTTGAACGACTTCTTCGTGTCGAGCAGGAAGCGGACTTCCTTCAGCAGACCGGCGGTATCGGGTCGAGCCCATTTTTCGCCCCAGTGCGTGAGCCAGCCGGGGTAGGTTTCGCTGCTGAATACCGGCACACCCGGATTGACGCGGCCAGACCGGTCGAAGTCGGCCTGACTCGCACCGGGGTCAAGCCCCACGGCCACGCCCGGTAGCGAACCGGCGGTCAGGTTGGGCACGGCCGGTCCGTCGGCGGTGTAAAACGGGGTTTTGATACCGTTGTCGAGCCAGAGCTGATGGATGCGCTGCATGTAGTCGCGGTCGTTGGCGTAGCTGCCGTACTCATTTTCGACCTGTACCATCAGAATCGGCCCACCATTCGACACCTGCAACGGCTTAACTAATGTCGCCAGCTTTTTGATGTAGCGTTCGGCCGCAGCCATGTAGGTCGGGTCGAGGCAGCGGACTTTCAGATCGGCGGTTTTGAGCAGGTAAGGAGGCAGTCCGCCGAAGTCCCACTCGGCGCAGACGTACGGGCCGGGCCGCAGCAGCACCCACATACCCTCCTGTTGCACCAGCCGGATGAACTCGACGATATCGTGGTTATCGGTTTTGAAATCGAACACGCCCGGCTTCGATTCGTGGTAATTCCAGAACACATAAGCTGCGATGGTATTGCAGCCCATCGCCTTCGCCATGCGGATGCGGTGCTGCCAGTAGGCGCGGGGAATGCGGGCGGGGTGCATCTCCCCGCTGATCAGTTGAAACGGCTTGCCGTCGAGCAGAAAGTCGGTTTTACCCAGCGCGAACATATGTTGACTGCGCTGCGCCTGAACGGGGTTGATTGATGAAAAAATGAGCAGTAAACCCGTAAAGAGCCGGGTAAGCGAACGAATTAATGTCATGAACGGAGGAGGAAGCCGGAAGACATACGGCGATCGCAAAGCTACGCGCTCAGAACCAAAACCTGGCCTTGAATGCCCACTTACGCAGTTCTGATATGTCATCCCGACGGCAGGAGGGATGATAAAAAATTAGGCTGTAATCCTCGTTGCTAGTCAATCCGGCTGCGATTCAGCAGGGCCATCGCTTCGAGTAGCATGGTGCCGCTGAGTTGGGTGGGTAGGTCGGTTTTGCCTTCGGCGGGTGGGCGTTGCCAGAACGTACCGAACGTCAGCTCGGGGCGGGTGGTGCCCTGTTGCCAGAGCGTTTGCGCGTTGCGTTGCAGGAAAACCACGTACCGGCTGCGTCGGGCGTTGTCGAGGGTGGGTTCTAGTACCAGTTGAGTGAGGTAGCGCACCAGTATCCCTTTGAACAGCCCGCCGTCGCCCTTGCCTTCGTCGCGCATCAGGCCGTCGGTCGTAAGAGTGGGGTCCGTGAGCGAGAGGTCGGCGGTTTTAACGGCGTCGGCCAGGTATGCCCGGTCTTTAGTGATTTTGTAGAGTTCGAGTGCTCCGCCAATCCAGACGCCCTGGCAATAGGTGAACTTCCAACGGGTATTCAGCTTGCCGTCATTGTCCTGATTGATACCATCGTAGACCAGCCCGGACGCCGGATCGACCAGCGTTTTCTTTTCCCAGTTGTAGATGCGGGTAGCCCAGGCGAGGTCGGCGGGGCGACGCAGCAGGCGGTGGAGCCGGGCCGCGAGGATGATTGCGGGGCCGTTGGCGGGCGTGTTTTTGTAGTACCGCTGCCCTTTCCGCCAGGCAATGCCCCCGCCCATCGTGTCGTTCCAGCCGGTTTTTATGTCCTCCCAAAGCGTCAGCGTGGCCATGAGCCATTTTTTGTCGTGCGTAGCTTCATAGACCCGCAGCATCGCCAGCGCGTTCCAGAGCATGTCGTCGTAATACTCGTTCAGAAAGGTGTTGCCGTTTTTGCGCCGAACCCCATCCATCCACTCGTTCATCAGGGTGACGTAGCGGGGGGAACGCGTCCGCAGATAAGCGTCGGTCAAGACGTCGAGCGCGTGGGCCTGTGGCCAGTAGTGAAAGGTCGTGTCGCCCAGATTGCCGTTGCGGTAGTAGTGCGCGTTGATATCGTAAAAACCTCGATTTAGCGTAGCCGAAGCACTATCGGCAGCTTTGGCCCAGTTGA is part of the Spirosoma rhododendri genome and encodes:
- a CDS encoding Uma2 family endonuclease, giving the protein MTELAAQLLESPKAPQIIQQVQAILVTERRNRQFFYKWRSDDMKAEFINGEIVVHSPALERHNAAVLRLGMLMNAFVDDREIGMVRIEKALVELSRNSYEPDIVFFANEKAALIIPDQLYYPAPDLIVEVLSKSTQQNDRGVKFEDYAAHGVTEYWLVDPVRETIETFSIDADTTEYAATGLFRVGQSVGSQVVAGFTIPVKAVFDAGANVIALRAILTA
- a CDS encoding sulfate adenylyltransferase subunit 1, producing the protein MDLLRFITAGSVDDGKSTLIGRLLYDSKSILVDQLEAIERASKSRDDGEIDLALLTDGLRSEREQGITIDVAYRYFQTPKRKFIIVDAPGHIQYTRNMVTGASNCQLAIVLVDARHGVVEQTRRHSLITSLLGIPHIVVAINKMDLVDFSQDVYSDICIQYADLAKKLNVKQVTYIPLSALNGDNVVDRSVAMPWYEGPTLLEHLETVPLTNDFGVQLPGRFPVQYVIRPQTAELHDYRGYAGKITSGTFQKGDAITVLPSGETSTIDAIEIAGTHLDTAEAPQSVVLHLSSDVDISRGDLIVRSDALPTSSPTVEAMLCWMDTKEFKVGNKYVLQVGTSRTRCSVREIAYKLNVNTYEETEDVDSLKLNDMAKIVLRTAQPISFDAYQQNRATGGAILIDETSNVTVGALMLIGEA
- a CDS encoding FkbM family methyltransferase, translating into MNLFKRKKREEKVENPYSKFLSDEDYQQLIKTDRFTVGKLKFLGNNLEYSDAPGFLHSLQELFIDEVYSFIPETENPIIVDCGSNIGLSIIYFKQRFPNAKIIGFEPDAAIYKLLENNLKSFNLMDVQIHNAAVWTEDTELDFYAEGSLAGSTEINYANASDNKYKVAAIDLKKILSSNQVEFLKMDIEGAENTVLPDLANLIDSIPYVFLEYHGMLGKPQQLGAMLNMLSSAGFRYNIQAATEGVKHPFYEVPKHGFENQLNIFCKKSDEHSGSIRHVN
- the cysD gene encoding sulfate adenylyltransferase subunit CysD, whose amino-acid sequence is MDYLDQLESEAIHIMREVAGQFERPALLFSGGKDSITLVHLALKAFRPGKFPFPLVHIDTGHNFQEALDYRDDLANRIGEKLIVRYVEDTIRTKKLKEPTGRNATRNGLQTFTLLDTIEEFEFDACIGGARRDEEKARAKERVFSVRDEFGSWDPKRQRPELWNLYNGRIHKGENVRVFPISNWTELDVWNYIRREKIELPSIYFAHDRELIIRDGKLMATAGGVIKPEADDQIVTRRVRFRTVGDISCTAASPSHAATLDDVIDEIQATRISERGETRMDDQLSEAAMEDRKKGGYF
- a CDS encoding phosphoadenylyl-sulfate reductase, which encodes MLAEPTNHTQESLTDQLAGLSEVDALRRLAELYPGQIVFSTSLGYEDQVITDMILANDIPIRIFTLDTGRMFAETYSVWKKTNDRYATKIETYFPERAAEERLMTEKGPYSFYDSVENRKECCGIRKVEPLNRALSGQKIWITGIRAEQSPNRQTMTQVERDDAHDLFKFHPLMNWTFEQVKEYVKVNNVPYNPLHDRGFVSIGCQPCTRAIQPGEDFRAGRWWWEDNSKKECGLHTHEEAFKA
- a CDS encoding Gfo/Idh/MocA family protein, with the protein product MRLYSTLIILLLTLTQSFAQKKPLRVGVAGLVHSHVHQILNTIGKSNEIEIVGIAEPNRELAERFAKRYGYPMSMVYPTVTEMIAKTKPEAVTDYGRIVDHRKTVEACAPAGIHVMVEKPLATTYADAKAMAALARKHKVQLLTNYETTWYGSNHKAYAIADKDKAIGDIRKIVVHDGHEGPKEINVDPEFLAWLTDPVANGAGALFDFGCYGANLSTWLMHNQRPTSVMAVTQQIKPDIYPKVDDEATIILTYPKAQTIIQASWNWPFSRKDMAVYGRTGYVTTIDATRMRERLLGEKAEHELQATASDAPATNPFTYLTQLLRGETKPDELTSLENNLIVVEILDTARQSAKTGKAIQLN
- a CDS encoding DUF3368 domain-containing protein gives rise to the protein MISATPDNLVISDTSCLVLLTNIDELDLLRRCYDRILITPEVATEYGIPLPEWIEIRSPSDRNMQQVLLETLDLGEATALSLAWELRHYTVIIDDLKARKAGIRMGLRVTGTIGVIVRAKQKGILTQATPILAKVQQTNFRVSDNVIAEAIREAGE
- a CDS encoding UPF0175 family protein, with amino-acid sequence MKTLTINLPDNLDIEEFEAKMLLAGQLYEKGKVTMGQAADIVGISKRSFMEVMGRFGFSLFSQSLDDLHHDIRNA
- a CDS encoding trans-sulfuration enzyme family protein, with protein sequence MKKQTKAIRIQTPKSGNREHSVPLYLTSSFAFESAEQGKALFDETEDGNIYSRFSNPNVTEFVDKVCMLENAEDGIATGTGMAAVFASMAALLKSGDHIVACRALFGSAHQIITQILSKWGITHTYVDATATEAEWEEAIKANPATGTATADRPAAKMVYLETPSNPGLELVDLAMLARLKEKYGFILNVDNCFATPLLQTPIDLGADLSVHSATKFMDGQGRVLGGIVVGSKELIQPIRFFARHTGPSLSPFNAWVLSKSLETLDLRMERHCRNALALAEALDAHPDVAVVKYPFLPSHPQYELAKQQMSAGGAIVTIELEGGFDRVKSFFDSLEIATLSSNLGDSRTIVTNPNTTTHAKLKPEEKAALGITPGLIRISVGLEAIEDLIADFTQALEKSADVVAADVVKENVT
- a CDS encoding sulfite exporter TauE/SafE family protein, producing MNPSDELIKSDAPSIDLNGLTITVQGPRASEQANALRATFPTVKVMAPGAATLTTDSLLLRPRTRTEIAIYVFASLALMIVGHLLFSYFTIDRITVLAGSVKVTPDIFYYLMAGFVAQMIDGALGMAYGVTATTFLTSVGISPVFATASVHSSEIFTSGVSGYMHLKFGNVNSRLFKAVLIPGVIGAALGAYLITALSDMEIIAKYLSPVISVYTAILGVLILQKALVKRTEKKPVRKIGLLAWFGGFVDAIGGGGWGPIVNSTLIAAGRHPRYTIGSVNLAEFFVSFASSVVFALYAGLDNYGMVILGLILGGMIAAPIAAHLAQRLPVKTMMILVGIVIIIVSLRKIILFF